DNA sequence from the Cucurbita pepo subsp. pepo cultivar mu-cu-16 chromosome LG06, ASM280686v2, whole genome shotgun sequence genome:
tatatagggctGTGACGTGGCAGATAAGTAGACGGTtaatataaatacaataaatttttggataaaaatataaaatatttaaattttaatttggtcaaCCCATCCGGTTCTGCCCAACACGAATCTTCCCTTCAACAatcttaaactaaaaatataataaaataaacattatttatagCTTCCAATGATTGGTTGCCCATTTCATTAATCATTCCAACttacatttatattattattttgatttaaaatttctttttttatcacTATACTTTGATCGGAGAATAGCCCTCAACGGTTAATTGGTGCGGTGTGGAGTAAGGGTCTACACGAATTGGGTCggagaaatcttttgaaccAACCCGAATTTAGTGACCCAAACAATCCAATTCTCTATTTTACGAGTCGGGTTGAATTGGCTCATCgatgtttttttattactgTTACATTAATGACAATtctataaagtttaaatatagaaaatttaCCCGTCACAATTTATTGGTTTGTTTCTAAAATATGTGTATTATTTCTtaggttaaatattttttattgcttAATTGAAagtagtttttttaaatataattcaccatttaaaaatatgtcttaattttattaaaaaaaaaaaactaaactatttaattgagattaaaaataaaaataaaaatatttgtgtctttttttttttttaagccaaataatgattttatttccttttaaaacTATACCAAAAAAACACTGTGAATTTACAAAGTCAGCCTTCTAAAAAGAGGAGAACGACATGTCGTCAGTCAACTTCCCTTTCAAGCTACGACCCGATGGATGAGCAGTAATTGTCGTTGGACGGCGAAAAGGATAACTCGTGTTTTGTTGtgtaattgaatttgaaatttgatttaataaaataattgcagtttattattctaattgcaaattatattttagcaactaattaattattttataatatgttaaacgaacacgactctccacaatgatacgatgattccctaaattagtcggcTTCCCAAACGcttcatatcaatggagagaatattctctgtttataaacccatgataatttctaaaattagtcGGTGTGAGATTTTCATCATGTAACAGAAGTTACTCAACCGgttttatttcatataataaaaaaaatacgatgataaattaatagttttaatttaatatgtaaaaaactaaaattttaatttaattccatTGAAAAGCCTAAActctaaactaaaaaataaatttaataatttagaccgtttaattaaaaaaaataaaacatattattaGCATTTATCTttcaaaaactatattatatatttatatttatataaaaaaaagaataataaagtCATACcagatgaaattgaagagcAATTTCtatccaaatatttaaataaattagagataaatgagtttgaataATGAAAACTATGACCCATCTTTAGTCGACCAATgcatttaaacaaaataaaataaaataaaataaaaattgaataattattttcttgctATTTTAACCTTCAAAtcactttcaatttttttaaaaattaaatacaaaatttgtcaactaagaacaataattatcattaaaaaaaaatcatacaataataaataataaatacgtGTTTCCAAAACAATTAGgctttaaattataaacaaacaaaataccttcttactttaaaattttaaatatttttatttaatttcttgtatttttaaaataaaaaatttaatccttatttaattattagtgacaaaacaataaataagtaatgagaagaaaaataaaggggGAAGGTCAACTTATCATAGGAATCTTATACAGTTTTAAATGCGGACAATTTTCTTAAGGGATTGAATATTGTTATTAAcgtcattttaaaaaaaaatattatttatttggatggactaattaagaaattaatgaatctaataatttaaattaaagataattaGATAATATCAAACGTGGCCACCATCGGAATCTCTTCTAATGGCTGTCAAACCAGAttgatttctctctctcaagcTCAAGTCAACTCGAGCGCCACTGAAATTCATTGTTCTTCCAATGTTTGCTCTATTTTTTGAGCAATTTTGAAGggaatttgaacttttatcGCCggaattattttcaattctttgcTCCATTGACTAGTGATGATTCCAGTGATGGTAATCAGGAAGAGGAATCACGGTGTTGCTTGCCGATTATTGTTGCTTCTGTTGCTGcacgccgccgccgccgcgcAGGAGACAGGAGCTGGAACGATACCGGTATCGTCGGAGCCGGAGATCAGTAAAAATATGGCGATCGCATTTGTTGCGTTGATATCCGCCTTCTTCGTCCTCGGCATCGTCTCTGTCTACACGCGCCGCTGCAGAGAGCGGCGATTTGGAAGAGGTTTAGGAATTGGAATCGAGGGGAGAGATGGCGGTGGCagtggcggcggcggaggcaTGCCGTGGAGGCCGGCGCGTGGATTGGATCCGGCGTTCATCGCGACATTTCCGACTTTTGTGTACTCGACGGTGAAAGGGCTGAAAATCGGGAAAAGCTCACTGGAATGCGCCGTTTGCttgaatgaatttgaaaatagtgATCGGCTGCGTTTGATTCCGAAGTGTAGTCATGTTTTTCACTCTGTTTGTGTTGATGCTTGGTTAGTTTCGCACTCGACTTGCCCTGTTTGCAGAGCTAATCTCTGTCCTAAACCCGGCGACGTAACATTGTCGATGATTAACTTCGATCCCGCCGGCTCAGAACGAACCGGTAGCGTACCGTCTCCTTTGCCATCTCCGTCGCCGAACCATGTATCCATTCCGGTGGTTGACGATCTCCGTGCCGGAGAAGAAGCGAGAGTAGAGGCAAATGTGACGAATCCGAGTCCGGTGCCGACCAGGAGCACCCCAACGCGGTCGAGGTCGTTGGGATGGCGGTTGAGTGGAATATTTCAGCGGTCTAACTCGACCGGGCATGATCGATTCACTTTGCGGTTGCCGGATGCGGTACGGAGTCAGCTGATGAACTCGACGTTGAACCGAACCCGAAGCTGGGCGGAGTTGCCGAGAGAGCAGAGTTTGCGACGGGGATATCGGGGTGGAATCGGAGAAAATGGCCGGTGGAGGAATTTCCTTCACCGGACGTTTTCGGTGCCGGCGCAGGTCGTCGGAAGGGTTGCCGGAACTGGCCGGTCTCCGGTGCATGAGGACCGCGGTGAGAGGTCGTTTGCACGGCTGACGCCGAGTGGAATTGGTCCAAGTACGGTGGCGGATTAGCTTCGGAGTTCGAAGGTTTCACCGGTCAAAACTGGAGAAAAAATTTGTTGTATAGCAANttttttttttttttttttttttttttttttttgaaatttaaagaaatttgtaCAATGTagaaaaatttacaattttttcctttttgagtgattaaaattaaaatttgaatatgctCAAatctagccgatattgtcttttttggtcTTTTTCTCTCGGACTTCTCCACAAGTTTtataaaacgtgtctattaagAAGAGGTGTCCATACCTTTACAAACAATGTCTTGTTcacttctccaaccgatgtgggatctcacacaatcCAACCCTCTTCATCTcacaatgttttgttcccttgtCCAACCGataccgatgtgggatctcacaatccacccctcttcatctcacaatgttttgttcccttgtccaaccaatgtgggatctcacaatccacccctcttcatctcacaatgtttcgttcccttgtCCAACCAATGTCGAATTTCACAATACACCCCTCTTCGAGACCCAACGTACTCACTGACACACTACCCGatgtccactccccttcgaggctaatcatgtcctcactggcacaccgctcaatATCTACCCATTCGAGGCTTAGTGTTCTCACTAGCATACCGTCTGtatttggctttgatatcatttataacttcTCAAGTTCattactagcaaatattatcctctttgtaACTGTCCAAAACCATTTGATATCGTCCagtatttttcttcaagtcaTTTTCTATGATAGAAGATAAAGAGATTAGATATTCGATATTCTATAAAACAAGTGGCATGATGAAGAAGCTACcactttataattattacaagGAAGTGAAGAGGAATCCTTGTCTTCGTATTTACCTTCCCACTAAAGCAAGAGGCTAATCCTTGATTCTTGAAGACTAAAACCCACCAAATTGGCCACCAACtataatatacttttaattatttttatgaatttgaatCTTTACTTCCCCATTCATGATAGTGAGGAAGGAACAACTATTTATTCCACCTAATCTAGTAACTAATATTCtacccacttttttttttcctcttaaaaatataatagagataatggttatttatttatggaaaaATAATCCAATTTTGAGCTATATCAATTtaatcctaaatttttaatttcatgaaattacaccgaaattagataaataacattccaaaaaaaaaaaaattgtaatatttcaTTCTAAAAAGCTCTTCTAGATAAACtgttattgaataattaattaatgatcaactattttttggttaaaatagTGAAGAATCAAAAGTAAGAACTAAGagaatttaacaattttataatgtaaaaaaaaataaaaaaaataaaattctaattatttaattaagttcAAGCAacctataaatattttttttaaaaaaaaaaaactcatacaAAAAATAGGTcgatatatatctatattaaATGGCTTACAtttctaaaaagaaatgaatttaGTCGTAGACAATAAATATTCTATGAGTAATGATCAGAAAAATAGTCAATGTCAAAGGCCACATACACATACACCGccattataaaaatttatttctttatttttttcagagaaaaaaatagttaagGTTCATCTAAccactcattttttttatttataaaattttaatgaatagTTAGTGTTCAAAGGCCAACCTTaactaataaacaaaattctatatatatatataaactatgTAATCTTACAGCAGCATGTCAGGACGCTCAAATTAATCCAATTTTTCTAAGTTTACGAGCTAAAAATATGACTCTCTCTTGAATTCACCCCGTCCTTCAAGACACAATCCTATTTGTAATGCTTATACCACTTCCACTCGTTTTAATCTTTCGAGCATTAAACAAGCTAGCATCTTATTCTAAGTCGATAAAAAGAAACCTCCCATAAGCAAAATATGACACTAATGTTTACTccagaaaagagaaaagagaaaagaggcatgaaaatagaattaagGTTCCATAAATTCAAGCCTAAGGATGTAATTCATactaaaattaagataatCTACGACTAACTAAAACCTCATTcacaaattctaaaattttccatGGGAGAATATCTAAGCAATTCTCTTTTCGCATGCAGTTGGATAGACAATTTTTTATGCCACTTACTAAAGACAGTTAGCTTAAGAATATACTTTTAAGAGGAATGCAAAAAGTGGCCGACATACCTCCTTATACCCAACGAAAGCTTCCAACTCCATTGTCTACGACACAGCTATTgtcgtgtatatatatatatatgtatatataaagttGCCAACCATCGGTATTCAAGTACTCCaccaaaataagaaattagtATAGACATAAACAGCCTGCAACTTAAAGAAAGTATGGTAATTTTCTACTGCTTTAAATCGAcattaaaaaatcaagaacttgGCAAAATGGATGAAGCAAACATACCTGAGAAAGAGGGTCAAGGAAAGTGACAAATAGATGGGATGGACATGGCATGGCATGGCATGGCGTGGCATATGAGCATAGAGCACATTGTGATAGCAAGGGAATAATAACAAAGACATcactatttttctctttttgcaTAATGGTACAGTATTATTAAGTGGGGCaacaactttattttaatttcgtcCCAACTAAATTAATACTTCATTAAATTGAAAGTGTATTAAAAAGAACTGCTAAAAAATTAACTCACTAATAAATTGCACTAAACTTAACCAACAAAACActcaaaattaagtttaagaAGTGATTGAAATCAAAAGAACTAGTGCACTTAAtaatatacaaataataataaatctcaCCTTAGTCACAGTAAGATTCATGGGTGGCCAAAATCCTtcaaagtaatttaaaaaaaacaaaaaaaattatactcgttaattaagtttaattaaGTTTAGAGTAGTTCAATGCAACCAAGTGACGTGACAAGAATAAGGTTGAAAATGAGTAAAGTACAACCataaaaattttccttttcattggTTTCCACCCTCTAAAATAAACCAATGAAAGACGCTATACATAAATaagatagagaaagagagaggttCATAGAATTCTAATAGATCTTGTAATGTAACCATATGAATATAGTTTAGTTAGTCaagacattaattatttttcgaCTGGTCTAAAGTTAAAATCTCCCTCCCAcggataaattttaaagaaaaaaaaccgtGTAACAACTTGACTGTTATTGATTCATGAGgaaatgaatataatataatgctgaaacattatttatcCTGAAACATCGGGCAGATGAAGTTAATAGTGCGGGTTATGGCCGCCTCAGCCCTATTGAAAAGAGGCAAACCTTTAGCGACAAGGAGTTACAATATTTGATGatgtttctgtttcttgtcTACCCTTTGTGTTATTCAGACAATAAAAACAAGCACGCTTTGTTTTTCTGGACTTGGGGACTTGACACTCCTCTATAaggataataattaataacaacCTGTTgcaatttttgtaaattatacCGGTAGACACTCAAATAGTTTGctaaaatgattataaaaagttgttttcttgaGAACTAAAGGCCACCAACTACATTGCCTTCGTTAtatattttgtcttcactatataattatatacAATAAAATTGCAAACCATCTAACATGTCAATGGGTATTCTAGTTCTCTACCAATATCCAAAATTTCAGAAACATACAAAAACTTCCTCAAAGTCTAGAGTCATCACCTCCtactctttttattattattattattcaaaaacCGTAAGTGAAACCTCCATCTTGCTTCCCAACGAAGATGAAAAGGCCGAGGGGAAAGCAAAATCCATCGCAGCCATTGCTGTGAAGAAGTGCCTTAAATACATCTTCAATCATCATGCAAAAATTCACTAggtttttagatttttcttagAATTCATCTAACATTTCCCAAAAAAACAATCCAGCCTCTTTTTTGAATCCCAACTGGAACCAAAATGTTTTTCTTAACACCTTCATGGGATAAACAAAAATCTGAATACCAACCAAGCTTGTTGGACATTTTATGAACTATAAAGAATCCTTTATCCCCTCTCAACTGTTTGGAGAATCTACCATTCTAAAGACTTTTCCAAGGCTGTGCAAAAGAATGCTCCAACTATTgcaaaagataataataatgaaaactaAATCCATTGAATCTTGATGAAAAAAGTAATAAAGTACCATTCCTTTTTCcgtaactatatatatatatataaagactTAAGCACTTGAAGAAAGTGATTATGAAATCCAAAAAGAACGAACCAACTTGAGAAAGATGAAACTAGAAGGTGATGCTCAACTCTAAAGCAAAATCCAATAGGAAGCAAACTGGATGAAGGCTAAGGGTCGGGGGTAGGAgaacagaggagagagaggagagcatTGGGAGGGGGGGTTAGGTTCACTCTTAGTTCTTCATCTACTAACATTCTCAATAATACATACGCTGTCACGTAAGAAAAAAtggtcattttcattttaatgcTTTACTTTGACATCTAAAACTCTTAACTTATTTTGTCCTTGGCAGAACAAATGTACACATTACCTTAAATTATACTCTGCAGAAGAATAAGCCAACTTATTGACAACTGCAATTGGACACAGTTCTCTTTCTCATATGACAAAGCATACAACATAACTAGGGTGTAATTGGTCCATAACAAAATGCTAccattttgaagatttttaaCTATTGAAGtattgatattattaaattcacTGCAATCTATCGACATAGGTTTTTGGTTTATTGGTGatttaacatgatatcagagtcagattGTGTGGTAGATTGAACTATATCAATACTTCAGCAGCAACCACTCAAAAAGCACACAAGCAAAGGTGGTCATGCAGAAAGTAGCAGCTAATACTCATCAACTAACCTTCTCTTATTTGGTAAGTGTTGGTAAATTTTGATAGATAAGTTATGGGCTAAACATAACATAAGTGCTCTCGACAGATATGTGGAGTCCGTGAGAGCTGTACATAAATTTAAGTATcgaacataaaatttataataatacaGGGTGGAAAAGAATTAACTTCATACCTGGTAATCCTTTAAGAACTTCCCAATCCTTCTCGAGTCCACTTTGTTCTCTTGAAAACTTAGCAATTCATGGACCATTGCCTAGGaaacataatttcaaataacCGACAATAAATTCATGAGCAAAAGTTCTCATAGGTCCATTAATTTGGTAGGAGAGCCAAAGGATCATCCCTACTATCAACTACCATCAAACAAATGATGAACAAACGTACCGGATATGAATTATTTACGCCATTTTAAGAACTGAATTTATGAAAGAGTTCATTGACAATTTGAAGTAACGAAAATTTGTTGTTTCCTATGCCCTATCCTCATGCATTAAGCGCGGATGGCCTTCTCTCtatcaaaaatttcaaacgcACACACAAACCATGTATTAAGAGTTGAGGGCCCAATCATTTTCTCAAGAAAAAGGCTCTCgttatttaaaagatttatgactgctttagaaaaaattatgaacaaaGTTTTTTAATGCAgttatacatatacatacatacatacatacacacacacacaaatatatatatatatatatatattttaatgtaagCAAAGTTAGTCTGTGTAACATTCTATAAAATTTGTTCTAATCAATAATGATCATAACTGCATCAATGCTGATTAAAGACCAGTGTAAACAAATAAGAATTGCAATGGTCCTTGACTCACATATGCTTCCTTCCATGCATAAGAATGGAACTAGATTAAAATCCTCAGTATTGTGCCACGAGAAACGGCTATATGAATGCAGTATACATAATATATGGTAAACAGCATTTTGGTATAGTAAATATAATAATCTCGAATTACTCAGATCTTATACTCATTACTACACACTGCTATGTGTTTGGAATGTTATCGTGCGTTTTCCATACCTTGAATAGTTATCTATCAATGCGGTCATGAAAcaatccaagtccaccgctagcatatattgttcgttttggcccattacatattgtcgtcggtctcacggttttaaaacatctctattagggagaaatttccccttataagaaatattttgttcccctctccagccGAGGTGGGATCTAATAGGTCATGT
Encoded proteins:
- the LOC111797501 gene encoding RING-H2 finger protein ATL11-like, which encodes MIPVMVIRKRNHGVACRLLLLLLLHAAAAAQETGAGTIPVSSEPEISKNMAIAFVALISAFFVLGIVSVYTRRCRERRFGRGLGIGIEGRDGGGSGGGGGMPWRPARGLDPAFIATFPTFVYSTVKGLKIGKSSLECAVCLNEFENSDRLRLIPKCSHVFHSVCVDAWLVSHSTCPVCRANLCPKPGDVTLSMINFDPAGSERTGSVPSPLPSPSPNHVSIPVVDDLRAGEEARVEANVTNPSPVPTRSTPTRSRSLGWRLSGIFQRSNSTGHDRFTLRLPDAVRSQLMNSTLNRTRSWAELPREQSLRRGYRGGIGENGRWRNFLHRTFSVPAQVVGRVAGTGRSPVHEDRGERSFARLTPSGIGPSTVAD